From a single Chiloscyllium punctatum isolate Juve2018m chromosome 29, sChiPun1.3, whole genome shotgun sequence genomic region:
- the LOC140454421 gene encoding endogenous retrovirus group 3 member 1 Env polyprotein-like, whose amino-acid sequence MRARGQAVGGKTEKTAIMNSTWTVLVGILISFLLYVGEGEGRCDKCRTTVRLGSRIYSGSFVSHSHVDDRCYDVNARQECREGGRPYYQVYNKGYGGKVRGCPKNDHWVCVSKTGKWGLSSVLLREQVDRVKETRVQNTDRGLGKGQDRQRMVAVSKVPSVYEEVEERIELPDVTQNLFIDLTSRIATVLNVSNCWVCGGPHMSEQWPWTGHSLDIWELLQTTWTHVNERKSQGWRMTNSPEGQLCVEGKGTVEVGISPCQSVLDATTRVWWPEDITWYIANRGHQNCVPLRSDSSSDELGADSSDDMMRAWGGGCQGSRCWDTPVQTLARGHEPEYWNCSGPGPYEGVPVVKELWDDVVRQGGPAPDGLFWICGNQAYSTLPMGWAGVCFLGLIRPAFFLLPREEGDDLGVKLFDSLRRSPRDIQVGDWGDGWTPARIIEYYGPATWAQDGSWGYRTPIYMLNRIIRLQAVVEVITNRTALALELLAKQQNQMRAAIYQNRLALDYLLASEGGVCGKFNLTNCCLEIDDNGKAVLEISDEIRKLAHVPVQSWRPLSGIGWWDGLLGGSWWRTALLMVGGVVILLLVLPCLIPCIQLLIQKNISRLQAVVFPQHGTRELKVMLLRKSKDFPGP is encoded by the coding sequence atgcgagccaggggacaagccgttggtggtaaaactgaaaagacagcaataatgaactctacttggactgtattggtggggatattgatcagttttctcttgtatgtgggggagggtgaggggagatgtgacaaatgtcggacTACGGTGAGGCTTGGGAGTCGGATCTACTCGGGATCATTTGTTTCTCACTCCCATGTGGACGATCGGTGTTACGATGTGAATGCACGGCAAGAATGTCGGGAGGGtggaagaccctattatcaggtgtataataaaggatacggtggcaaaGTCCGTGGATGCCCTAAAAATGACCACTGGGTGTGTGTTAGCAAAACTGGGAAGTGGGGCCTATCCTCCGTGTTGCTCAGagagcaggttgacagagtcaaggagaccagggtacagaacactgatcgggggttggggaaagGGCAAGACCGTCAAAGAATGGTCGCGGtctctaaagtgccatctgtatacgaagaggtagaagaaaggattgagctccctgatgtaacacaaaacctgtttattgatcttaCCTCTAGgatagccactgttttaaatgttagcaattgctgggtttgtggggggccgcatatgtcaGAACAATGGCCATGGACTGGTCACAGCTTAGACATATGGGAATTGCTTCAAACCACTTGGACAcatgtcaacgaaaggaaaagccaggggtggagaaTGACAAATAGTCCTGAGGGCCAGTTATGTGTTGAAGGaaaggggaccgtggaggtaggaattagtccctgtcagagtgtattggatgcgaccacacgagtatggtggcctgaggatattacttggtacattgcaaaccgaggtCATCAAAATTGCGTTCCATTACGTTCTGATTCCTCCTCTGATGAACTAGGCGCTGATTCTTCCGATGACATGATGAGAGCCTGGGGTGGTGGTTGTCAGGGGAGTCGATGCTGGGATACTCCTGTCCAGACTCTGGCACGGGGCCACGAGCCCGAATATTGGAATTGTagtggtcctggtccttatgagggcgtccctgtggtaaaggagctgtgggatgacgttgtgaggcagggagggcctgctccagatggcctattttggatatgcggtaatcaggcatactccacactgcccatgggatgggctggggtatgcttcctgggtctaatacgacctgcgttcttcctattaccccgggaggaaggcgatgatttgggagttaaactctttgactccctccgtaggtcgccaagggatatccaagtcggtgattggggggatgGGTGGAcaccggcccggattattgaatactacgggccagctacatgggcacaggacggatcatggggataccgtactcctatctatatgttaaatcgaattatcaggctccaagcagtcgtagaggttattactaaccggactgccctggccctggagctgctggctaagcagcagaatcagatgagggctgctatatatcaaaaccgacttgccttggattatctgttggcctcggaggggggcgtgtgcgggaagtttaacctgactaactgctgcctagaaattgacgataatggtaaagcggttttggaaatttccgatgaaattcggaaattggcccatgtgccagtacaatcttggcgtcctcttagtggcatcggatggtgggatggtctcctgggtggtagttggtggcgcacggcgCTACTGATGGTTGGGGGGGTTGTGATTCTTCTTCTCGTATTACCCTGCCTAATCCCCTGTATTCAGCttctaattcagaaaaatatttcccgactccaggcagtggtgtttccacaacatgggacacggGAACTTAAGGTGATGTTGCTGCGAAAGTCCAAAGATTTCCCGGGCCCTTAA